The proteins below are encoded in one region of Candidatus Methylomirabilis sp.:
- a CDS encoding HIT domain-containing protein — protein EEVDGAREYYRYKERCVYCDMIRQERQEQTRLITENDHFLAIAPFAARFPFETWLLPKSHDPFFEDAQKHEYVSLAKVLRETLRRMDRVLANPPYNFILHNSPLREDDQLHYHWHIEIMPKLTRVAGFEWGSGFYINPTPPEEAATYLRQAEP, from the coding sequence GGAAGAGGTGGACGGCGCGCGGGAGTACTACCGGTACAAGGAGCGGTGCGTCTACTGCGACATGATCCGCCAGGAGCGCCAGGAGCAGACGCGCCTCATCACCGAGAACGACCACTTCCTCGCCATTGCCCCCTTTGCCGCCCGCTTCCCGTTCGAGACCTGGCTCCTCCCGAAGAGCCACGACCCCTTCTTCGAGGACGCGCAGAAGCACGAGTACGTGAGCCTGGCCAAGGTGCTGCGGGAGACCCTGCGGCGCATGGACCGGGTCCTCGCCAACCCTCCGTACAACTTCATCCTCCACAACAGCCCCCTGCGGGAGGACGACCAGCTGCACTACCACTGGCACATCGAGATCATGCCCAAGCTGACCCGCGTCGCCGGCTTCGAGTGGGGGTCCGGGTTCTACATCAACCCCACGCCCCCGGAAGAGGCGGCCACGTACCTGCGGCAGGCCGAGCCCTAG
- a CDS encoding GAF domain-containing protein, which yields MPLPQGSAAADLLGPSPDSPAALGTALQGVAARVAEALGLEACLLFLAEPREPVLILAAGVGVEAALAWERGELDSARPPGEAAWVPIENEGRRQGGLLLAWPADGPGSQGEPVAAEVARGLSPWLADPPLPSLLPPAPLPAGETPHGIAGLAALHEMAKALSAGLEREEVQEMVTRLPTSLIGARGAVLRLFAPEGGALTTVAAAGVRVLDAARVPLQLGVGISGTVAREGIPLMVPRWTAAAGSAGLPSLLCVPLTLTGRCTGTLTVFDKVRGEAGEPEQFSAADLAILQTLATQGAMAIQNAILLEEAREKTARLETLMRLTQEVTATLDRRRIIDAILDAVLRLSPGAGVRLWLQEPGGEGMALAEARGFRDLVGGASLRFSPGEGLTGLVAKSGRPEVVLDVREDPRFVNRAWAESEGLVSFAAIPLRAGDRVVGVLSLFTRSPRTFPAAEITLLETFAAQAATALENERLFARSRQLAAESVQRFREIAVLLEISAAMQQTVELDRLLHTILTGVTFGGGLGFNRACLFLVTDRGDALEGRMGVGPLDAEEAGRVWQALSAPGTTLASLLADGEAYRALAGSPFTGLVRSLRVPLKPGSGLLAEAVLTRQTMSVADAAHDARVHPAYEGRLGAGAFAVAPLITTDRVVGVLVVDNKFSGKPIGARDLDFLGLVAAQAGLALERALLVGRLEAVSREIQQTHHQLFQQGRLAVLGEMAANMVHEVRNPLTAIGGFARRLLRRVDPEHPERPTVEVIAQEVDRLERITRDVLGLARGLRPSPRAVDLSTALEDCLLLFPDKLAQQRVTVVRQFAAEPAAAWADPAQLKQVVLNLLYNALEAMPEGGTLALRTGGEPGWAFLSVADTGPGISPAIRDSIFDPFFTTKPEGTGLGLTLAHRLVEAHGGRLEVESEPGRGSAFRVWLPAPPAKAGATP from the coding sequence ATGCCCCTCCCCCAAGGCTCCGCCGCTGCCGACCTGCTGGGTCCCTCGCCAGACAGCCCCGCGGCGCTGGGGACGGCCCTGCAGGGCGTGGCGGCGCGCGTCGCCGAGGCCCTCGGCCTCGAGGCCTGTCTCCTCTTCCTGGCCGAGCCGCGGGAGCCGGTGCTGATCCTGGCGGCCGGAGTGGGGGTGGAGGCGGCGCTCGCGTGGGAGCGGGGTGAGCTCGACTCCGCGCGACCGCCCGGGGAGGCCGCCTGGGTCCCGATCGAGAACGAGGGGCGGCGCCAGGGGGGGCTGCTCCTGGCTTGGCCCGCCGACGGGCCGGGCTCGCAGGGGGAGCCCGTCGCCGCCGAGGTGGCGCGCGGCCTCTCCCCCTGGCTTGCCGACCCTCCCCTGCCGTCGCTCCTCCCTCCAGCGCCTCTCCCTGCGGGGGAGACCCCGCACGGGATTGCCGGCCTGGCCGCCCTTCACGAGATGGCGAAGGCATTGAGCGCGGGCCTGGAGCGGGAGGAGGTCCAGGAGATGGTGACCCGCCTGCCCACCTCCCTCATCGGGGCCCGGGGGGCTGTCCTGCGCCTGTTCGCGCCGGAGGGAGGAGCGCTGACGACGGTGGCCGCGGCGGGTGTCCGGGTTCTGGACGCCGCGCGGGTCCCCCTCCAGTTGGGGGTCGGGATCAGCGGGACCGTCGCCCGCGAAGGCATCCCGCTCATGGTTCCCCGGTGGACAGCCGCGGCGGGGTCGGCGGGCCTCCCCTCCCTCCTCTGCGTCCCGCTGACCCTTACGGGGCGCTGCACCGGGACTCTCACCGTCTTCGACAAGGTCCGGGGGGAAGCCGGGGAGCCGGAGCAATTCAGCGCCGCGGATCTGGCGATCCTGCAGACCCTGGCCACGCAGGGGGCCATGGCCATCCAGAATGCGATCCTCCTCGAGGAGGCGAGGGAGAAGACGGCCCGGCTGGAGACGCTCATGCGCCTCACGCAGGAGGTCACAGCCACGCTCGATCGGAGGCGGATCATTGACGCCATCCTGGATGCCGTCCTCCGGCTGAGCCCCGGGGCGGGCGTGCGCCTCTGGCTCCAGGAGCCAGGAGGGGAGGGGATGGCGCTGGCCGAGGCCCGGGGGTTCCGGGACCTGGTGGGCGGGGCGAGCCTCCGGTTTTCCCCCGGCGAAGGGCTGACCGGGCTGGTGGCAAAGAGTGGGCGCCCCGAGGTGGTGCTGGACGTCCGGGAGGACCCCCGGTTCGTCAATCGCGCCTGGGCGGAAAGCGAGGGGCTGGTCTCCTTCGCCGCCATTCCGCTTCGCGCCGGTGACCGGGTGGTCGGTGTCCTCAGCCTGTTCACCCGGAGTCCCCGGACCTTTCCGGCCGCAGAGATCACCCTCCTGGAGACCTTCGCGGCCCAGGCGGCGACCGCCCTGGAGAACGAGCGGCTCTTCGCCAGGTCGCGGCAGCTCGCTGCGGAGAGTGTCCAACGCTTCCGGGAGATCGCCGTCCTGCTCGAGATCAGTGCAGCGATGCAGCAGACCGTCGAGCTGGACCGTCTCCTCCACACGATCCTGACCGGCGTCACGTTCGGCGGGGGGCTGGGCTTCAACCGGGCCTGCCTCTTCCTGGTCACCGACCGGGGCGATGCCCTGGAGGGCCGGATGGGGGTGGGGCCCCTGGACGCCGAGGAGGCAGGGCGGGTCTGGCAGGCCCTGAGCGCTCCCGGCACGACGCTGGCGAGCCTCCTGGCCGACGGGGAGGCCTACCGGGCCCTGGCGGGTTCTCCCTTCACCGGCCTGGTCCGCTCCCTCCGGGTGCCCCTCAAACCCGGCAGCGGCCTCCTCGCCGAGGCGGTTCTCACCCGGCAGACGATGAGCGTGGCCGATGCCGCCCACGACGCGCGGGTCCACCCGGCCTACGAGGGCCGCCTGGGGGCGGGGGCGTTCGCCGTCGCCCCCCTCATCACCACGGACCGGGTGGTGGGGGTGCTCGTGGTGGACAACAAGTTCTCGGGGAAACCGATCGGCGCGCGGGACCTGGATTTCCTGGGCCTCGTGGCGGCCCAGGCCGGGTTGGCGCTGGAGCGCGCGCTCCTGGTGGGGCGGCTGGAGGCGGTGAGCCGTGAGATCCAGCAGACACACCACCAGCTTTTTCAGCAGGGTCGGCTGGCGGTCCTGGGAGAGATGGCGGCAAACATGGTCCACGAGGTCCGCAACCCCCTCACCGCCATCGGGGGGTTCGCCCGGCGCCTCCTCCGCCGCGTCGACCCCGAACACCCGGAGCGGCCCACCGTGGAGGTCATCGCGCAGGAGGTGGACCGGCTGGAGCGGATCACGCGGGATGTCCTCGGGCTCGCCCGGGGGTTGAGGCCGAGCCCCAGGGCCGTGGACCTGAGTACGGCGCTGGAGGACTGTCTGCTCCTCTTCCCGGACAAGCTGGCCCAGCAGCGCGTGACCGTCGTCCGGCAGTTCGCCGCCGAGCCGGCGGCCGCCTGGGCGGATCCCGCGCAGCTCAAGCAGGTGGTTCTCAACCTCCTCTACAACGCCCTGGAGGCGATGCCCGAAGGGGGGACCCTCGCGCTCCGGACCGGTGGGGAGCCCGGCTGGGCCTTCCTCAGTGTGGCAGATACCGGCCCCGGCATCTCCCCCGCGATCCGCGACAGCATCTTCGACCCGTTCTTTACCACCAAACCGGAGGGGACCGGGCTGGGCCTGACACTCGCCCATCGCCTCGTCGAGGCCCACGGCGGCCGCCTGGAGGTGGAGAGTGAGCCGGGCCGCGGGAGCGCCTTCCGGGTCTGGCTGCCGGCGCCGCCGGCAAAGGCTGGAGCGACGCCATGA
- a CDS encoding P-II family nitrogen regulator produces MKKIEAIIKPFKLDEVKEALSAIELVGMTVSEVRGFGRQKGHTELYRGAEYTIDFLPKVKIEIVVRDTHVDAVVDAIARAARTGSIGDGKIFVFPTDEALRIRTGERGEAAL; encoded by the coding sequence ATGAAAAAGATCGAGGCGATCATCAAACCCTTCAAGCTGGACGAGGTGAAGGAGGCCCTCAGCGCCATCGAGTTGGTCGGCATGACGGTGAGCGAGGTCCGGGGGTTCGGCCGGCAGAAGGGGCACACGGAACTGTACCGGGGGGCGGAGTACACCATCGATTTCCTGCCCAAGGTGAAGATCGAAATCGTGGTTCGCGACACGCACGTGGATGCGGTCGTGGACGCGATTGCCCGGGCGGCCCGGACCGGGAGCATCGGGGACGGGAAGATTTTCGTCTTCCCGACGGATGAGGCGCTGCGGATTCGGACGGGGGAGCGGGGCGAGGCGGCCCTCTAG
- a CDS encoding response regulator, which produces MRNSPNPATILVVDDEESIRLLLQEELGDLGYRVLLAADAHEALERLRVEIPDLITIDIKMPGMDGIDLLRHIRLTHRHLPIVLWTAYGEYKHDFATWASDAYVTKSADLTELTDAIAGLLAERRGSPG; this is translated from the coding sequence ATGAGGAATTCGCCGAATCCTGCCACCATTCTCGTGGTGGACGACGAGGAGTCCATCCGGCTCCTGCTCCAGGAAGAACTGGGCGACCTGGGGTACCGGGTCCTTCTGGCGGCGGACGCGCACGAGGCGCTCGAGCGGCTGAGGGTCGAGATTCCGGATCTCATCACCATCGACATCAAGATGCCGGGCATGGACGGCATTGATCTCCTCCGGCACATCCGCCTGACCCATCGGCACCTCCCCATCGTGCTCTGGACGGCCTATGGGGAGTACAAGCACGACTTCGCAACCTGGGCCTCGGATGCCTACGTCACCAAGTCGGCCGACCTGACGGAGCTGACCGACGCCATTGCGGGCCTCCTGGCGGAGCGACGAGGCTCGCCCGGGTGA